In Desulforhopalus sp., a single window of DNA contains:
- a CDS encoding sigma-54 dependent transcriptional regulator, protein MRYSFPPSLNPVIRMNDAFYSWGISKFLVLSGTTLLAFLLLASVLIAYKIASSSLDSAYSRNAQLRAKAQAHDINQVFLSARQELQFLSSGSLSPEEIFNYLRRKTPEGQPLYREIAFQGNTVEERFIFVSNGSSVFAVPLEQAPVGRSGVFPVNDQFSGKEKDYVQISDPVEVVYPAVPSQDGVNSIAMHVIRLTMQVFSAENVYRGKLTLSIDLTRIRSILSLHASSQSPLFLFPQDNERKKSFFFDSDGWLLFQSELEPERMTDLSVDELRVGLRGDVGRPGFSTAFRPELANELYWNIVSEVQKGKSGQVLSDRSFTQSTETEKQLYLSYVPIVFRESSESERIVGGVGCLDTSFMYMASTYQVAWTLTIAFLVSLPLIFISMFYLSMRVCKPLNLLADAIDARVSGDDPSPLDFPPIFSEINRFQQSLNVLLLQVQIARNDTILREGLYENDWMGQNINLEKEIANSHDLDPQLLSVPLYGIVGGGQAVSNLRQQIQKASRVLADVLIIGETGTGKELAAEAVHAISHRSNGPFISINCGALDENLLMDALFGHVKGAFSEAQTDRKGAFIAASGGTLHLDEIANASPKVQQALLRALSVRRIRPLGSDKDIAFDARIIAATNIDLLQLSLTGKFREDLYYRLAVITIVMPPLRHRKEDIIVLVKHFLEENVSLSGQPFVGISRGAMEKLMNYDWPGNIRELKNCITRSLTFADGDLLSASHILFDKRVGKNDEIIEIPARHVPAPMGVPSETEKEVDSSVVAPIIDSSTEQGADWLGELNDRQRKAWPAIVKNGGITRIEYQAVAGEAISVRTAQYDLHQLMAKGLLIKTGRGPSSRYLVSQSLVIS, encoded by the coding sequence ATGCGCTATTCATTTCCCCCCTCGCTTAACCCGGTCATTCGCATGAATGATGCGTTTTACTCTTGGGGGATCAGCAAGTTCCTTGTTTTGAGCGGAACCACTCTTCTGGCTTTTCTTCTTTTGGCCTCCGTGCTTATTGCCTATAAAATTGCGTCTTCCTCCCTCGATTCAGCTTATTCACGCAATGCCCAATTGAGGGCCAAGGCTCAGGCGCATGACATTAACCAGGTTTTCCTGTCTGCCCGGCAGGAATTGCAATTCCTCAGCAGTGGCTCACTTTCTCCAGAAGAAATATTCAATTACCTGAGGAGGAAAACTCCGGAGGGTCAACCCCTATATCGAGAAATTGCTTTTCAGGGCAATACGGTTGAAGAACGGTTTATTTTTGTAAGTAATGGCTCGAGTGTGTTTGCGGTTCCTCTTGAGCAGGCTCCGGTCGGCAGGTCGGGAGTCTTTCCCGTTAATGATCAATTCAGCGGCAAAGAAAAGGACTATGTCCAAATCAGTGACCCGGTGGAGGTTGTCTACCCTGCGGTCCCTTCTCAGGATGGGGTCAATTCCATCGCCATGCATGTTATCAGGTTGACTATGCAGGTCTTTTCAGCAGAGAACGTGTACAGGGGCAAATTGACCCTCTCAATCGATCTGACTCGCATCAGGAGTATTCTCTCACTCCATGCATCTTCGCAATCACCGCTGTTTTTGTTTCCACAGGACAACGAAAGGAAGAAAAGTTTCTTTTTTGATTCGGATGGATGGCTTCTGTTTCAGTCAGAGCTTGAGCCCGAAAGGATGACTGATCTCTCTGTCGATGAACTGCGTGTAGGCTTGCGAGGTGACGTTGGTCGGCCGGGATTCAGTACCGCTTTTCGTCCTGAGTTGGCGAATGAACTTTACTGGAATATTGTTTCTGAGGTGCAAAAAGGAAAAAGCGGTCAGGTGCTTTCCGATCGATCTTTCACCCAAAGCACGGAGACTGAAAAGCAGCTGTATCTTAGCTATGTGCCGATTGTTTTTCGAGAATCCTCAGAGTCTGAGCGTATTGTCGGTGGGGTGGGATGCCTTGACACCAGCTTTATGTATATGGCATCTACTTACCAGGTTGCCTGGACGCTGACCATCGCTTTTCTGGTGAGTTTACCGCTTATATTTATCTCAATGTTTTATCTGAGCATGCGAGTCTGTAAACCGCTCAATCTTCTCGCTGATGCCATCGACGCCCGCGTTTCCGGCGATGATCCCTCTCCACTTGATTTTCCACCGATTTTTTCCGAAATAAATCGATTTCAGCAATCACTCAATGTCCTTCTGCTTCAGGTGCAAATAGCTAGAAACGATACAATTCTCAGAGAAGGCCTGTATGAAAATGATTGGATGGGGCAAAACATAAACCTGGAGAAAGAGATTGCCAATTCCCACGATCTCGATCCCCAATTGCTGAGTGTACCACTGTATGGCATCGTCGGAGGTGGCCAGGCCGTCAGCAATTTGCGTCAGCAGATTCAAAAGGCCTCCAGGGTCTTGGCCGATGTGTTAATTATAGGGGAAACCGGCACAGGAAAAGAACTTGCCGCGGAAGCCGTCCATGCCATCAGTCATCGGTCCAATGGGCCTTTTATTTCTATTAATTGCGGTGCTCTTGATGAAAATTTACTCATGGATGCGCTGTTTGGTCATGTCAAAGGCGCTTTTTCTGAGGCCCAGACTGACAGAAAAGGTGCCTTTATTGCTGCATCTGGCGGAACTTTGCATCTTGACGAAATTGCCAATGCCTCACCGAAGGTCCAACAGGCCTTACTTCGGGCCCTTTCGGTGCGGCGCATACGACCCCTGGGTTCCGACAAGGATATTGCCTTTGACGCGCGGATTATTGCGGCAACCAATATTGATCTCCTCCAACTTTCTCTCACCGGTAAGTTTCGGGAAGATCTCTATTATCGATTGGCGGTCATCACCATTGTCATGCCACCACTGCGCCATAGAAAAGAGGATATTATCGTTCTGGTAAAACACTTTCTTGAAGAAAACGTCTCTCTTTCAGGACAGCCTTTCGTCGGTATCAGCCGTGGCGCGATGGAAAAACTGATGAACTATGATTGGCCAGGCAATATTCGGGAATTAAAAAACTGCATTACCCGGTCGTTGACCTTCGCTGATGGCGATCTCTTATCGGCTTCGCATATCCTTTTTGATAAGAGAGTCGGAAAAAATGATGAAATTATTGAAATTCCTGCAAGACATGTCCCCGCCCCGATGGGTGTGCCATCTGAAACGGAAAAAGAGGTGGATAGTAGTGTGGTAGCCCCAATAATCGATAGCTCCACGGAGCAAGGGGCAGATTGGCTTGGAGAACTTAATGACCGTCAGCGTAAAGCGTGGCCGGCCATTGTTAAAAACGGTGGCATTACCCGGATCGAGTATCAGGCTGTCGCAGGCGAGGCAATTTCCGTTCGTACCGCGCAATATGACCTTCACCAGTTGATGGCTAAAGGCTTACTTATTAAAACTGGACGAGGACCCTCTTCTCGCTATCTTGTTTCGCAATCCCTTGTGATTTCATAA
- a CDS encoding response regulator produces MDTLRVLIVDDEDDFRETIVKRLKVRKVLAEGVASGIDALKVLETQDFDVIVLDVKMPKMDGIETLRHIKKLKPEIEVIMLTGHASVEFGIKGMQLGAFDYVMKPAPLNELLDTINQAYNKKRGLPH; encoded by the coding sequence ATGGATACATTACGAGTGTTGATTGTTGATGACGAGGACGATTTCAGAGAAACCATAGTCAAACGTCTTAAGGTACGAAAAGTCCTCGCCGAAGGTGTGGCAAGCGGTATCGATGCGCTTAAGGTTCTTGAAACCCAGGATTTTGATGTCATCGTATTGGATGTCAAGATGCCGAAAATGGACGGCATCGAGACTCTGCGCCATATCAAAAAGCTGAAACCGGAAATTGAGGTCATTATGCTCACCGGCCACGCTTCGGTGGAATTCGGCATCAAGGGAATGCAGCTGGGGGCATTTGATTATGTTATGAAACCGGCCCCGTTGAATGAACTACTCGACACCATTAACCAGGCTTACA
- a CDS encoding sulfite exporter TauE/SafE family protein, which yields MEYDWLYMLMPIAGVKIFWPGLIILGVGVGIIGGFFGMGGAWMVTPGLNILGFPMAFAIGTDIAHMAGKSLISTMRHGKFGNVDYKLGIIMLVGTVVGFEAGAQMVMWLERIGSVEKVVRWVYIALLAFIAWMVFHDVAKRAQKEKAAAARGEKLDVTATGVEWHKTLHKIKIPPMVHLEVAGIYCSAWLPIFVSFFTGWLAGILGIGGGLIRMPALIYMIGCPTHVAVGTDLFEVAISGLYGAGTYTFKGRTELVAAMVMLIGAAMGAQVGAVATKYIKGYGIRIAFGLAVIGCALSILMKLVQPWVPQYKAVLDTGSTILVLGLVSAMSIYIFVRMIAGVKRELAQKQQKI from the coding sequence ATGGAATACGATTGGCTCTATATGCTCATGCCCATTGCCGGCGTCAAAATATTTTGGCCCGGTCTGATTATTCTTGGCGTCGGAGTTGGCATTATTGGTGGCTTCTTTGGAATGGGCGGTGCCTGGATGGTCACCCCCGGCCTGAACATTCTCGGGTTCCCAATGGCCTTTGCCATCGGTACCGATATCGCCCACATGGCAGGCAAATCGCTCATCTCGACAATGCGCCACGGCAAATTCGGTAACGTTGACTACAAACTTGGTATCATCATGCTCGTCGGTACGGTCGTAGGTTTCGAGGCCGGTGCGCAGATGGTTATGTGGCTCGAACGTATTGGTTCCGTAGAAAAAGTTGTGCGCTGGGTGTATATCGCCCTGCTCGCCTTTATTGCCTGGATGGTTTTCCACGATGTTGCCAAGCGTGCCCAGAAAGAAAAAGCCGCTGCTGCGCGTGGTGAAAAACTTGACGTGACAGCTACCGGTGTTGAGTGGCATAAAACCCTGCATAAAATCAAGATCCCGCCAATGGTTCACCTGGAAGTTGCCGGTATCTACTGCAGCGCCTGGCTGCCTATTTTCGTCAGCTTCTTCACAGGCTGGCTCGCCGGTATTCTCGGTATCGGTGGTGGTCTCATTCGTATGCCGGCATTGATCTACATGATTGGTTGTCCTACCCATGTGGCAGTTGGAACGGATCTTTTTGAGGTTGCCATCTCCGGGTTGTATGGTGCAGGAACATACACCTTCAAGGGCCGCACGGAACTGGTCGCAGCCATGGTCATGCTGATCGGTGCTGCAATGGGCGCTCAGGTTGGTGCGGTTGCCACGAAGTATATTAAAGGCTACGGTATTCGAATTGCCTTCGGACTTGCGGTTATCGGCTGCGCCCTGTCTATTCTTATGAAACTGGTGCAACCCTGGGTACCACAATATAAAGCCGTCCTCGACACCGGCTCAACTATTCTGGTCCTCGGCCTGGTAAGTGCGATGTCTATCTACATTTTCGTCAGGATGATAGCCGGTGTAAAAAGAGAACTGGCCCAAAAGCAGCAGAAAATCTAA
- a CDS encoding DUF4881 domain-containing protein, with amino-acid sequence MMNFRHILISAAAAAMLMTITGVSQAEFGQVEQGRTIAFDAEKKEVTLIHDSSGDQTKPVYDKLPPAVFKLPADPKETGPEPKAGQRMKLDTDKKVIVIYDTNTKKLETLPITIVDLQQPIAKDHPLVFDKAENKPKKMPMIDKEKKTITIYSGRQKMLCTFSVPDNYFGYPASTWDAGDEVRIYYKVAGQSLRFMNISKTDIFKK; translated from the coding sequence ATGATGAATTTCAGACATATATTGATTTCTGCCGCTGCTGCCGCTATGCTCATGACCATAACCGGTGTCAGTCAAGCAGAATTTGGCCAAGTAGAACAGGGTAGAACCATCGCCTTTGACGCGGAGAAAAAGGAAGTAACTCTGATCCATGACAGCTCCGGAGATCAGACCAAACCCGTTTATGACAAACTGCCACCCGCAGTCTTTAAATTGCCGGCTGACCCGAAAGAAACCGGTCCGGAGCCTAAGGCCGGCCAGCGAATGAAGCTGGACACCGATAAAAAGGTAATCGTCATTTACGATACCAACACCAAAAAACTTGAGACCCTGCCGATCACCATCGTCGATCTGCAGCAGCCCATCGCCAAAGATCATCCTCTGGTTTTCGACAAAGCCGAAAATAAACCAAAGAAAATGCCGATGATCGATAAGGAAAAGAAAACCATTACCATTTACTCCGGACGGCAGAAAATGCTCTGCACCTTCTCAGTGCCGGACAACTACTTCGGCTATCCCGCCAGTACCTGGGATGCCGGTGATGAAGTCCGGATCTACTACAAAGTTGCCGGACAATCACTTCGCTTCATGAACATATCAAAAACGGATATTTTCAAGAAGTAG
- a CDS encoding ATP-binding protein yields the protein MNQRNYTKLWWRNCLAIIGLSVFPLLFVTIALYTLFDGIYTDKVTESLKRTAENRRDAIDLFFNERVAQLYTIANTNTFATLTEETFLKTIFEVMHTKSNSFMDIGVIDDEGNHRAYVGPYYSMLKEVNYKNEAWFSATKANGIYISDIFMGFRKVPHFIIAVMVREKNTSWILRVTINLKNIYDILQNDLVGEGSDAFIVNLNNALMTQPRIGGNYLEKPKYPDFSSTSTTNATRRVFEGQDSFYASTKISSTKWVVVIKEDPDEILLPFQTGKYWMMFFTIFGLAIIVIGAILFTNGLINRIRKTDQEDASKSDMLVQANKMIALSKMAAGIAHEVNNPLASIAEVAGWMKDLLAEEDIAANKNFAELDESVDKIEQQVARARKIIHNLLGFARRMEPAKEKININALLDETTGFLDNGARYMNINIEKHYAEDVPIITSDLSQIQQVVLNLLNNAIDAIDHDGTVTVSTRYHEKTGEVEISVADTGKGIPESNLSKIFDPFFTTKEVGKGTGLGLSISYTIIEKLGGRISVESKEGEGTVFTILLPKN from the coding sequence ATGAATCAGAGAAACTACACTAAACTTTGGTGGCGAAATTGTCTGGCTATCATCGGTTTGTCCGTTTTTCCTCTGCTTTTCGTTACCATCGCCCTTTATACGCTGTTTGACGGCATCTACACGGATAAAGTCACCGAGTCTTTAAAGCGCACCGCTGAAAACCGCCGGGATGCCATTGACCTGTTCTTCAACGAACGCGTCGCCCAACTCTACACCATCGCCAACACCAATACCTTCGCCACCCTCACCGAAGAAACCTTTCTCAAAACTATTTTTGAGGTCATGCACACCAAGTCCAACTCTTTCATGGACATCGGGGTAATTGATGACGAAGGCAATCATCGCGCTTATGTCGGCCCCTATTACAGCATGCTCAAAGAGGTCAATTACAAAAACGAGGCATGGTTTAGTGCCACCAAGGCCAATGGCATTTACATAAGTGATATTTTTATGGGTTTCCGCAAGGTGCCGCACTTTATTATCGCTGTCATGGTCAGGGAAAAGAATACCTCGTGGATCCTCCGGGTTACTATCAACCTGAAAAATATCTACGACATCCTCCAGAATGACCTGGTGGGTGAAGGGAGCGATGCCTTTATTGTCAATCTTAATAACGCGTTAATGACCCAGCCCCGTATTGGGGGGAATTACCTGGAAAAGCCGAAATACCCGGACTTTTCTTCGACGAGTACCACAAATGCAACACGGCGTGTCTTTGAAGGACAAGACAGCTTTTATGCAAGCACCAAAATTTCCTCCACAAAATGGGTGGTGGTGATCAAGGAAGATCCCGATGAGATCCTGTTGCCTTTCCAAACAGGAAAGTACTGGATGATGTTTTTTACCATCTTCGGTTTAGCAATTATTGTTATTGGAGCGATTCTTTTTACCAACGGCCTCATCAACAGGATTCGGAAGACTGATCAGGAAGACGCGTCAAAGTCCGACATGCTGGTCCAGGCCAACAAAATGATTGCCTTGAGCAAAATGGCGGCCGGAATCGCCCATGAAGTCAATAACCCGCTGGCATCGATTGCTGAAGTAGCCGGGTGGATGAAAGACCTGCTGGCGGAAGAGGATATTGCCGCTAATAAAAATTTTGCCGAACTTGATGAGTCAGTTGACAAAATCGAGCAGCAGGTCGCCAGGGCCCGGAAAATCATTCATAATCTCCTTGGTTTTGCGCGCCGGATGGAACCGGCAAAAGAAAAAATCAATATCAACGCCCTCCTGGATGAAACCACCGGTTTCCTGGACAACGGGGCGAGGTATATGAATATCAATATAGAAAAACACTATGCGGAGGATGTCCCGATCATAACCAGCGACCTGTCGCAGATTCAACAGGTTGTTCTCAATCTCCTCAATAATGCCATTGATGCTATCGACCATGACGGAACAGTTACCGTCAGCACCCGTTATCATGAAAAAACCGGCGAGGTTGAAATTTCAGTAGCCGACACCGGTAAGGGGATACCCGAAAGTAATCTGAGCAAGATTTTTGATCCGTTTTTTACAACGAAGGAAGTCGGCAAGGGCACTGGCCTTGGGCTTTCGATCTCATATACTATTATTGAAAAACTTGGGGGCCGAATTTCGGTTGAGAGCAAGGAAGGCGAAGGTACGGTATTTACCATTCTTCTTCCGAAAAATTAA